AGGATACAACCTTGACTCCTACAATTCCTAAagcttcatcttcaaaattATCTAAACCTACCACTTCGAAGGCATCGACTTCCAAATCGTCAGCTCCAGGAAAGACTAGACCAAAGCCAACGCGAAAAATTGTATATCAAGATTTTAGCCTGGATTCTTATGTTTGGACTTTGGTGAACCCAGAGACACTAGATGCTTATGAGGACCGCCCTCAAGGCGATGAGAAAGGGTTATGGTGGCCGGGGAAGGTGCGCATCTGAATTTACGTTTGTTTTAATCACCGCTAACTGTTGTTTTATTGTCAGGTTCAAAGGTGTCGTACTATCGATACACCTCTTGAAGTCAGACTCTTCGGCAAAGATACCAAAGTAGTGCAAATATTTTCTCCAACGAAAGTTAACACTATACCCCAACCGAGCCCACTTACCAAAATGAAGTTTAAGAATCCAACTTACGTACCTTCTCAAAACACCTCAACGGGAGAAAAGGAGGCGCTAAATTTGACACAAGACGACATTATAGAGCGGTGGCAAGGTGCAATTCAGGACTTGAAGCGCGATGCGGATATCATCATGATCGACTCGGATTCGAGTAGCAACGTCGATATCGCCTCATTATCAACTACGGACGACGACCTTCCGGAATATGTGTCACTTTCTCATCCTGCCTcccaatcatcttctgtACCGGCAAAACCTGTCACTTCCCAAGCTAGCTCAAAGGCTGCTCCCaaaaacaaaggaaagggcaaagaaaaggcaaAACCAAATACCCGTGACTGGCAGTATCTCTCTGCGAACGAGCCTGATATGCTCTTGACTATCCCTGGAGAACTTGTACTTGCCAAGGAGAAACTCCAAACAAATATCTACTGGCCAGCGAGAATCGAAGAATTCGTCCCATCTGCCAATCCATCACGGGCCGGTAAATACAAAGTGACCTGGGTGGATAGCTCATGTCAGGAAATACCACGGGGATGGTTTTATACATCCTCGCAATCAGAATTCGCGACATGTCTTGTACGTTGGATGCGATCCGCCCTATTTGTTCAGACGTTGATCTAACTCGTTGCTTAAGATGGGCAAATTTGAAAGCTTTTATGTACACAAAGAGGATGATCcggatgaagatgatttGACACCACCTGAAGAAGATAGATCCCCTAGTCCTGTCCCTCTAGACCCACCTCCTTCACGGGAAGATTTTAAGTTGCTTGATATACGCCATCAGTTCACATATACTAAGGAAATTCTTCGGGCCATCATGGATGGAAGATATACACCTACAAGGGAGAAGCATGACGACTTCGTCAAGGGTGGCAAGTGGCGAAAGAATGTGGCAAATTCAGCGGCAATGTGGGGCTTGATGGATCCGAAGGAGGTCAAAGTTGTGGACAAGCTCGTGCGGAACTGGTGTCTGAGAGATGACAAAGAAGATGAAGTCATGGATAATGTGTCCGATATATCACCACAACCTATCGTCCTCGACAGTGTACAAGACGTGACCCAAGTAGAAAATAACGAAGCACCTGCTCCTCCCGAAGCGGAACTCGCGTTAGGCGATAATACCACTTCCGATATTCCGGCGGTGGGGACCCTCCCTTCTGGTAGCTCAGCGAAACCCCCTCCGACATTTATTGAGACAGTGCCCAATGTGGCTGGCGATATCAAATCCTCTGCTTCCAAAGAGGGGGATGCTCAATCACCACTGCCCGCTGAGGCGATTGAACCTGACCCAACCTCTCCCGACTATGTTTATCCAGATTCTGCTATGCGTTTTGAACCTTCGCCTTTCCCCAGACCGTTGCATTCttcatctccttcctctAGCTCGTTGGCGGCTTTACTGGTGAGCTCATTAGATTCCCAACAGATAGATCATATGTTTATTGCAATTTTATTAGCCCAAACCATCCCACATAGACAGTCTAGCAACAACATCTGAGGCGCCGTCTTCTCCACCTCCTTCGAGTCTGGCACCGACAATGGTTTGAATCTCGAATAATCTCTCTTTACCGCGACGCTGACTGATTGGCAGGACACTGAAGATGGTGACTACGATATTAAATCTGATTTGACCGCTATGGCAGAGGACCAAAAACCAATCGAAGCTGTAGCTACAGTTCCAAAGCAGCGCAACTTCGTCCCTTTCAAATCTCTAACAAAGCTCAGTCAAATTGAGGTAGGGGTAATCTTTCGCACTCTGAGCAGTTCCAGTAGGTTGATGGCTGTTCTGCAGTACTGCTCCACTATCTTGGTGCCCGAGTCAGTTCGACAAATTTTGCTCTGGCGCTCTGGCGATCGCACACAAATGGGCCTTCTTGGGTCAGAAGAGGAGCAAGTGTTGTACGACAAAGGAACGAAATTGCTGTCAGAAAGGGATTGGGTGTTCGACGTAAAACGCTTACGAGAGGTAAAGGTTGCTGCCTTGAAATccaagaagacgaagagccTAAACGCCATAGCCGGAAACACGACGTCTATGCCTAGCATACACAGCAGGCAGGGGAGCTCATCTAGACCTAGAAGGAATCTCTCAATTCAAAATTATCAAGGATAATCAATTTGTTGAAATTGTATGCTTCAATCGTACTGGTGGGGATCATTTCAACTATTTAATAGTCAACAATATACATGTACATATGTTCACTTACTACTATGTATAACTTTTACCTCTGCATGCTGGAATTTATTTGAGCCACTGTGCGAGATAAAGTTAGGTTTGAGTGACACGTGTCCGTGACAAGATTCTTGAATTCTAAAATGAAATATGTCTAAGGGCTTGTCCTGCCACTACACGCACTTGTTCTGGGTTTTGTGCGCTGTGCTATTCGGCTATATCTTAGGTCTTTTCCTTGAATTGCTTGTCTCGACTGCTTCATCGACTGGTATCGGCATTTCATTGAAAAACTATAGAGAGGGGCAATGGCACCTCCCACAGCGAACGACCCCTGGCTCGCTGGGCGCCATTTCGGTATCGTCATCGACGCTGGCTCGTCGGGATCAAGGCTTCAAATATATAGTTGGAGAGACCCAAGGACTATTCATGTCCAAAAGGGAAGTCAACTGGCGTACCAGCTACCGAAAGTAGAGAAGGGGACAAAAGATAATGACCTATGGGTGACAAAGGTTGAACCAGGCAAGTAATCTATGCATGAATTTTCAACGCGTACACTGACGTTTTAAACTGCGGTGATTAGGATTGTCTTCTCTGGCAGAGAACCCGCAGGACGTTGGAACCTATTTGCGGCCGTTGTTGAGCCACGCCCGAGAACACATTCCCCCATCTCTTCACCAGGAGACGCCCATATTCTTGCTGGCGACTGCGGGTATGCGCCTTTTGACGCCAAAGAAACAGGCTGAAATACTGTTGGAGACATGTCGCTTTCTCGTTACccattcaaacttcaaaataGAGAGCCAGTCGGATGCTGGTCCTTGTGGTGCGAGTGTACGAATCATTACtggggaagaggaaggccTTTTCGGGTGGATAGCCGTCAATTACCTTATGGATGGGTTTTCTGGCTTCAGTCAAAACAGAACAACCTATGGATTCCTTGACATGGGAGGAGCGTCTACTCAAATTGCATTTGAGCCAAGTTTGGAGAATCAAGCGAAAACGAAGAATTTGGTGGATGTCCGTCTACGGCTACTTGGAGGCGACGAGATACACCATAAAGTCTTTGTAACAACATGGCTAGGCTACGGAACCAACCAGGCGAGAGAGCGCTATGTCGGACAGGCCATCACGGAATATGACACCCAAAGAGGACACggaaacgacgacgacgatgatgatgatgatgaatacGACTTTGATGAAAAGCATCACCTGGTACCGGATCCATGTTTGCCGAAAAATCTAGAATTAAAAGAGCTGCCTGTGCATACGACGGATCCAGCGACAGCCCATTTGAAAAAATCCCACAAAATGTTAGGCACCGGTTCTTTTGAGCAATGCTTGAAAAAGACGGCGACCTTGCTAAACACTTCTACCCCGTGCCCTGATACTCCCTGTTTAATGAACGGTGTCCACGTTCCACCAATAgatttttctgtttctcaCTTTATCGGGGTCTCAGAATATTGGTATTCCTCGGAGCACATATTTGGCTTGGGCGGCGCGTATGACTTCGTCCAATACGAGCGTGCTGCCTCAGAATTCTGTTCAAGGGATTGGTCAGGCATCCTTAAGGAGCATGAAGAATCACGAGCGCGTCACCGTCTCGGTGGAGACGGCGAAGTGATACAAGATGACAAAATTGTAGAGGCTGGACAATGGGGCCCTCAGGTGGAGCTACCTCGGCTTCAAATGCAGTGCTTCAAGGCCGCCTGGATTGTAAATGTTCTTCATGAGGGCATCAAAATGCCTCGCCTTGTGGACCCGGGAGGCAACGACACGACAGACGGTGAAAAAGTGGCTGAAGAAGCTGGGAAAAAGGGACTGGGACGACCGACATTCCAATCTTTGGATAGCGTTGGCGACATTGCTATCAGTTGGACGCTTGGGAAGATGGTTTTAGAAGCCAGTAAAGAAGTCCCACCTCTCGTAAAGACATCCAAACCTTTGGTGGATCCCATTGATGACATTGAAGATATCGAGAACTTTCCTATTCAACCCATTCGGCCTCCATTCCTTTCTTTGGGTGGCATCGAAGAAAGGATATCACCTCACCTACCATCATCTTTGACCCGCCATTCCCTTGGGTTTTCACctgttttatttttgttttatgtCCTCATTATATTCATGGTAATTGGGATCGGCTATCCCATGCGCAGACAACTGCGTGCATCCTGCCTACGCACGATACACAAGGCTTCAAGGCGCGATAGTTCTTACAACGAACTCatggaagaagggaaaatGAATAGGCCTCCATCACCATCCTCAGCCAGCGGTAAATGGATGTATCCTATGAAGCAGTTATTTTCGTCTCGCCGAAAACCAACCGCTCCCCTCTCAGTTGTTACTTCTAATAATCCAACTCTCCGCCACATGATGCCAAGCACGTCACGTACCTCTCCGACGAGATCATTTTCTCTTCCCAATGGCATTGCAGCTACAGCGAGTTCTACTCAATATGCTTCCCGTTCTCCCTCACCTCTACAAGGATTCCCGGATGACAGCAGCATATTGGGAACACCATCGTCTCTCATGACCTCACGTTCACGAAATACGTCGCAGATAAACCTGTCGACCATGGCACCGCGGCCAGTTGCAATCTCACGAGCGAATAGTTCATATCATATCAATGGAAAGGCGCAACTACAATGAACTTCAACGACAGCGGCATTAGGTCATAAATCTGCCGCGTTTAAAGTTTTCGCAATATCTCCGTCGATGTTCGTGTCACTTCTCTCTCTACATCCGGCAATCCAAACTTTTCTTTCCTCGTGCAGACAGATTTACGACATGACATAATTACCAATCCCACCCACCGATGTCGAAATTGGTGGGAATGGGCTACGGTGGACGCAACCATGATCTATATCTAGAGATTCCGTTGCTCCGGTTCTATATCGCACGGCAGCGCTACACCCAGAAATTGGGAACGCGAGCCTTCGGAGAGACGCCCCGTTGATTTTGTGATGTTCTTTCTCAGTGGCCCTCTTCCATGTGAGCGGATACACTTATTCCACATGGCCAACAGAGGTTTCGGTGCGGCGGAATTCATTAAGACTCCAGAAAAGGGGTCGTTAAACTATGGCGAGTTGCGGGACCTGAGTGGAAGATGATGTCGATGCCTTCGGTTTCTGTGCTACTTTGTGCCTTTCGAAGACTAGTGCCTTCGGCTCAGCGCGGCAGGGGCGCAGAAGACTGTCAGTCTATCGTTAGAATATCGAGATATTTTGTCTTTTGGGATATGAGGCGGAGAACGTGGAGGACGATCTTATCCGGGTTGTCACAGGAAAGTTTCAACTATTTGCGCACCTTGTGGATGAAGCATACATTTCTGGCGTTTTTATCTAATGTcgtattttttgttttcagtATTTTTATTGTACTTTGCCTGTGACATGTTTGAACACTGGACTTTGGTTGGCGGACTCTTCAGGACGGATAATATTATTTCATATAGGAACTAAAATCAATTTTTATACACGTTCCAATTTTAGACGGCAGTTGTAGTGGTACTACGCTCATTAAAATCATGTGActctccctttcctttaTGCCATCGCGACAATGTCAATAGATTTGGAATGGGTCAAGCTTGATGCTACATTGGCATCCTATCTCGTCGATGTTCTCAACAGACAATTAAAAAATGCTGAAAGGCCATCTTTTATTGGGCCTGTGGAAGTCACATCGCTGGAATTTGGTACAACGGCACCAGATGTGGAATTGGTCGACCTGCGCGACATCTATCGCGACTTTttggaagacgaggaggacaACGATTCTGACAGAGGACCTGTCAAAGTTACAGAAGGtgctgatgatgaagagggcTTTGAGTGGGTCTCCAGGAGAGCTGTCGGCCGGGAAGAATCTCTGGCCTACCAACACCTGCCTCCACACATTCGATATGGTCGTGGACCGACTGACTTGTATTCCTCAATACCGGCGCTGAGGTCGCCGATATCTACGCCCAGTGCTGACATGTGGAACTCGACACCAAATCTATCTGATTTTCGACATCGACCCCAGCCGCTTTGGCAAAGCACGCCAATGTACCCGAATCCTAATCCTGTAACTCCGTTCCCTGCTGGCCCTATGCGACGCAGCAGCAGTCACGAATATGAGCATGTTGGTACAGAAGCACAATCAAATATTCCCCTTTCTTCTAGCGACTCCCTCAGCGATCCTTTCCCTCCTAACTTGGAAGAACAACCTGAGAAACAGGAGCCCCCACCGAACCCATATCCAAACTTACAACTCCACCTCCACGTCAATTGGCATTCAAACCTACGCATCACACTAACGACTTCTCTGCTCATCAACTATCCCTCACCTATGTTCATGTCTCTCCCTATCAAACTGTCAATAACAGGCATTGTTTTCAACGGTGAGCTAGCCGTGGCGTACGAAGGTCAGCGTAAACGTATACATATTTGTATTCTCGACGACTTGGACCCTTACGGGCCAGCGGGTGACCGCCCAAAACGCGACTCTACTATATCAACACCTCCAGAACTCGACGACGATTCCCCACCCCCAAGCACCCCTTCTCGCCCATCGAAACCACTGCCAATAGGTCAAAGACTACTTCCCTCGATATACATTGAAAGCGAAATTGGTCAGGCAGACAAGCATGTCCTAAAGAATGTTACTCGAGTCGAACGCTTCATCCAGGACGTCATACGCAAAACGGTGGAAGAAGAACTCGTATTTCCTAATTTCCATACGCTTGTGATGGGTGATCCGTGAAACAATTGAATTATTGTAATTGAGGGATGATGCGGATGGAATATTACAGAATACATCCTTGTCAAAATTTCCCTATTCTCATTATCATCGATAATTCGCGGAATCCGAGGACAATTGTGAGACCGTGGTGAGGCTTTGCCTCGCCTTCAAAATGATTCAGGATAATAGTCTCACCCTGTACTTGAACAAAGGGTCCATGGCAAAATCCTTCTCCGTAGATAGCTTCTGTCATGGAATTTTAATTTGGGCTGCTGGCTTGACCCCTGCAAGTCATGCTATGGTGGTGCCTAAGGCTCACCAAGGTCGAACCCTGACGGAAAAATGAGTAAGAGACCGCCATAAATTAATGTACATCGATATATTATTGAAGATCTAACTGATACATGGATTTTTACTGCTGGAAACGCAAATAACCCAAAAATCGTGCAACTACAGCTGTTACACATCACAACAAGGACTTGCTCATGTAAGGACCGTCCAACTCGTATCCCAACTTCCTGTAGTAATCGCGTGTGCCAACCCCTGGACacaaaacgaaaaaaagaagtaaGTTCATAGCCAGGCAATTGAAATTTTCATGAGTAAAACGAAGATAAAATGGGGGGGCTTCCCTCAAAATCCTCGGTAAACTTACCAGAGATAACAGCAAGCTTGATACTCCCATGTTCCTCCCGGGCGATTCGCTCTGCTTCTTCCATTAACAGGGTACCAAAGCCCTGTCAAAACAAAGATAAGAAACATTGAAACCAGAGCCCAAATCCACGGAGATATGTAAGAATAGGGGACAAACCTGATGTTGGAACTTCGTGGGGTCTCGTCCATGCACTGGTACGGCTGTACCATACACATGAAGTTCTCGTACAATGCTACAACCCCCTTCTTCTGTCCTCAACAGCTCCGGCCGGAAAGTTCCCTCATCTGAGCATTTGCGCAGACGGAGTAGCCCAATTAAAATATCCTTCTCGGGATCTTCATATGACAAAAATGTTTCCCAACCGCCATTAGCTGTGTAGTCGCGCCGAAGCAATTCAACGGACTCTGGGCGGACTTTATGGTGTATTTCGTGGATCTATTGTAGATAATGAATGATAATCAGTACGGGAAGTTCAGAGGAGACCGAGGAGGTATGGTGAAACCAAAAAATTGGGAAGGCCCTAAAAAGATaatggaaagaacaaatcGAAACGATTACGAGACCGTGGCGATGGGTTGGAGGGCACCAATCTCGATACAATAGGACGAGGATGGCAAAAGAGTACTTACACCAACTTCTCGGAATCGAACATCACGACACACCGCTCCGAAATCTTTCATACGGTTGAGTGCCAGCTCTCGCAGATTTCCGGAGTTTTCACAACCACTGGTTACCAAAGGCAAAGGAATATCTCTGGAAAATGAACAACGTGAAGCGTTAATACATTCTCAAGATGTGGACCTTGATCGGGCGAACGATCAAGGAAACAAGAATAACTCGCCTTTGAACTCGATATACCCTCGTCCACGGCGGTACCAACGCAAGGATCCGTGCAACAACATCTACAAGGACGTTCGCCGTGTAATTTTTATATCTGCCTGTTCTCCAAAGCTCATACAATCCTGTTCCACGGATGACAAGTGTAGGATAGATCTTGAGGCCGTCACTCCTGAAAGCTGGATTCTCAAAGTATTCTTTGAATTGTTCCAGATCGCGCTCGACCCCAACGTTGGGTAGATCGGGCATCATATGTGCAACTACCTTGAATCCCGCATCCTTCGCAAGATGGAAGGACTCGGATACCGCTCGGACAGTATGTCCTCGGTTGGTATCCCGAGCGACATCTTCATATACAGATTGAACACCAATCTCCAGACGTGTACAGCCGTAACGGAGCATCTGACTGTATCTGGGATTAGCCTTGAATCGAAGATATTTTCCTTCTGACAGACCTTAGATGGGGACGCAAGCAATAATCCGGTCTCGTTTCTATTGTGATGCCAATAGCTTTTGATTTACTCTGCTCAGAGAACCTGTCGAACAGATATGATTAATAAAGAAGACATTAACCAAAACCAATCGGAACAATACCTaacagcctcatctacatCCGTACCGGTGAAGCCTGATAAAGCATTGTGTAGTTGAGCAATAAACTTCCCGCGATAGTCCTCTGGCATGCTCATAAAAGTTCCCCCCATCACAATAAATTCCACCTAGTGACAAAAAAGGGAAATATATGCTCGATTACCGTAACAAATATGGtgtcaaaacataccttgtcgACACTATGTCCCAAGCTTTTCAATTGCTCTACCCGACCTCTTGTCTGTTCATACGGATCGTATCTTGCGCGGATAGCTCGCATACTCGTTGGCTCATAACCTGTGTAGCTCTGTGTACTATAGTCGAAGTCGGAATCTGGACCGCCTGGGCAATATCTGTAAATAACCAGGATCAGCAAAACTGGAACGCAAGTAGGCGTCATGTGCGACATACACGCATATATTTCCAGTCATAGCAATATGTGGACATCTGTGTGGCTTGCACATAACGGCGACAACAGCAATCTAAAGTTCAACAACCAGTTATTAAACATTCCGTGTGACCGAGAATTAGTAAAAACGGCACTCACTCCACTGGCTGTTCGAATTGGTCTTGCCTTCAATTTGGGCAGCAATGCTTTTTTATAATCATCTGGAATTGCACTGATGATATCAACGAGCCGAGGAACTCCTCCGTATCCGAACTTCTTGCTCATTTTTGCGCGAACTTCATTTAACGAGACCGATTCATTGGCATCGTGAGCCTTGATGAGCTCCGCTGCTATACCAGACGTAACTCGCAAAAGCTGTTCTGCCTGTGAAGGACCTGGACTCGGTGCATCAGCAAAGAAAATATGCATCCTCAGTCAACAGTACCTTCAGTTTTTGTTCTCTGCACCATGGTTTTCGGGGATGATTTGGAGAACGACTTTGAATCTAGTATTCGCCGTGGATTTCAATTATCCACTGCTGTCCAGGGCCAACTTTCTTGTGTGATTCGGGGTCGAAGAGATTTTCAGTAGATTCACGTTCTATTATATCTGTCCAAGGTGCAGCGAGACACTGCGGACGTTTGACGCAGTCTTGAAGTTCTTAGCGCACGGATATGGTTTACGAGTCAATAAATTCCAGGATCAAATCTGGTGCTGCATTGATTACACTCGATCTACACGTGACCGGCAACTAATCAAAAGTTTACATTTAAGTTGCCGGACTTTACGCTCGACTCTCATCAATTTGAATCAACACGACTCGACATTCGAATTGCACTTTAACAGGGTTGCTGTCCTTCTGAAATTTCTCAGTGTTGGACTAGACCACGCcagttatttttttttgaaacaACAGTATATCTGGTCGCAGTGGAAGTAAGTTTAAACGTTACGGGGTCGAGTGGGACCGAGGGCGCTTACACCGACTCGGATTGACAAGACGAACTTCGGGCGACCGATTGACGACCATAGAACTCTGACGTTGCTGGCAAAAGTGCAAGAAGATCTCAGCATGGGATCACTTCTCTTGGGATAATTTATTCCGATGGCATAGCTGCGTGTGTATGTGATGTGTTGAATTTCTATTGAGGAGCAGATACCAGTGCTCGCAGAGTTTTTCCAATGTCGGAATCATTCTCAGATAGCGCCTTCTCCGCCTGCGCTCGCGTAATCTCAAATTCGTGAACCTAATGGTTTATACAGATCAATGCATTAAGTTCAAAGGGTGGTTCGAGCAAGGGGAAGGGATGTGCAGTATGTGAGCAATATGTATGAACGACTTACAATCAAATCGATATCTTCTCGCTTGAGCGCTGGTGTGTTCGACTCCTTTGCATTTGCTATGGAAGCGGGGGATTTGGCAGCAGGTTTGTCAAGAAATCCTCCGGGACGAAATGCCTCTTCCATCTTGCCCTTCGAATAAGCAAAGCCATCTGCGTACTGCGAGACCACAAATGTTATATCACGATTATACCAGATGGTGTATTCAGGGTCACATATTACGTAGAGTAAGGCAGAAGATTGAGTTGTCAGTAGGCAGAACCAATGTCAACTGAAGTAACCAAACCAAGGACGTACGTACGTTCATGATCACTTCTGGCTCAAGCCTTCCATTTGTACGAGACATGTCACTTCgcgaaattgaagaaatatAAGATTCAGATTCTCTGGAAGAATGCGTGAAGTTGCAGTGCAAAGTCAGTTGATGATGGAAGTGAGTAAGTATGCAAAGATGTCAAAAGTGAGTGCAAACTGCCTTCGACGGTGATGCACATTGCACACCACAAAAAGTGCTCGGGCCGATCTCACCGATCACGCGTCAAGGTCGCTCAAGAACATTTCTTCAAAGTACCATAGTCGTTGCGGCATGATAGCAATACTCCAATATGTATAATGTGCAGAATGTAGTAAACGATAAGACTAGTTAACTAGTATAAATTCCAAGCGTGTATATATAACTCAAGACGCTTGTTTGGTCAACCCACGCTCAGTCTCCCCGATAGCAGACATAAATTTCTCAAAGGTAATATGACCGTCGCAAGTAGCGTGATCAAAACTGGCTACCTTGCGGCGTGCGGCATTGGTTTGCGCTTGCATCCCGTCAATGAACATGTTGGACAGTGGCACAACCCATGTGTCCCAGACATCTTTCCACTCTGGGCGGACATCAGCTGCGTATTTTTCGAAGTCGCGCGAATGCAGAGACACTTTGGCATGATAAGCAGAAATTTCATCGCCCTTGCTCCACCGGTATAAAAGAGATTTCTCCTTTGGAGCGACCCGACGACCGGCCTTGAGATCATACAATATCGTGGCCCATATTAAAAAATAGTAGAATGATTCCAGATCGTAGCGATAATGGTGGATGTTTGATGAATCCAGTGGGTTTTGTGGACGAGAAGGTTCTAATAGATCGACAGCCATAAAG
This Psilocybe cubensis strain MGC-MH-2018 chromosome 3, whole genome shotgun sequence DNA region includes the following protein-coding sequences:
- a CDS encoding Golgi apyrase, with protein sequence MEDTTSDATLIPRRKAARAAAEAVAIQVAESGSEPDVEASKGKRRAGKQSGRSKKKAKMTEAAAPINAPSEPLSGNATPKPQLTILKEATSIHTSPKHNVVDLVEGPSKVSSTHQRKRSGLEDLSDLTDLTSMSSDERPTSPEDVVSKAKRLAKPFPFYDFEDTMYEDTTLTPTIPKASSSKLSKPTTSKASTSKSSAPGKTRPKPTRKIVYQDFSLDSYVWTLVNPETLDAYEDRPQGDEKGLWWPGKVQRCRTIDTPLEVRLFGKDTKVVQIFSPTKVNTIPQPSPLTKMKFKNPTYVPSQNTSTGEKEALNLTQDDIIERWQGAIQDLKRDADIIMIDSDSSSNVDIASLSTTDDDLPEYVSLSHPASQSSSVPAKPVTSQASSKAAPKNKGKGKEKAKPNTRDWQYLSANEPDMLLTIPGELVLAKEKLQTNIYWPARIEEFVPSANPSRAGKYKVTWVDSSCQEIPRGWFYTSSQSEFATCLMGKFESFYVHKEDDPDEDDLTPPEEDRSPSPVPLDPPPSREDFKLLDIRHQFTYTKEILRAIMDGRYTPTREKHDDFVKGGKWRKNVANSAAMWGLMDPKEVKVVDKLVRNWCLRDDKEDEVMDNVSDISPQPIVLDSVQDVTQVENNEAPAPPEAELALGDNTTSDIPAVGTLPSGSSAKPPPTFIETVPNVAGDIKSSASKEGDAQSPLPAEAIEPDPTSPDYVYPDSAMRFEPSPFPRPLHSSSPSSSSLAALLPKPSHIDSLATTSEAPSSPPPSSLAPTMDTEDGDYDIKSDLTAMAEDQKPIEAVATVPKQRNFVPFKSLTKLSQIEYCSTILVPESVRQILLWRSGDRTQMGLLGSEEEQVLYDKGTKLLSERDWVFDVKRLRERGAMAPPTANDPWLAGRHFGIVIDAGSSGSRLQIYSWRDPRTIHVQKGSQLAYQLPKVEKGTKDNDLWVTKVEPGLSSLAENPQDVGTYLRPLLSHAREHIPPSLHQETPIFLLATAGMRLLTPKKQAEILLETCRFLVTHSNFKIESQSDAGPCGASVRIITGEEEGLFGWIAVNYLMDGFSGFSQNRTTYGFLDMGGASTQIAFEPSLENQAKTKNLVDVRLRLLGGDEIHHKVFVTTWLGYGTNQARERYVGQAITEYDTQRGHGNDDDDDDDDEYDFDEKHHLVPDPCLPKNLELKELPVHTTDPATAHLKKSHKMLGTGSFEQCLKKTATLLNTSTPCPDTPCLMNGVHVPPIDFSVSHFIGVSEYWYSSEHIFGLGGAYDFVQYERAASEFCSRDWSGILKEHEESRARHRLGGDGEVIQDDKIVEAGQWGPQVELPRLQMQCFKAAWIVNVLHEGIKMPRLVDPGGNDTTDGEKVAEEAGKKGLGRPTFQSLDSVGDIAISWTLGKMVLEASKEVPPLVKTSKPLVDPIDDIEDIENFPIQPIRPPFLSLGGIEERISPHLPSSLTRHSLGFSPVLFLFYVLIIFMVIGIGYPMRRQLRASCLRTIHKASRRDSSYNELMEEGKMNRPPSPSSASGKWMYPMKQLFSSRRKPTAPLSVVTSNNPTLRHMMPSTSRTSPTRSFSLPNGIAATASSTQYASRSPSPLQGFPDDSSILGTPSSLMTSRSRNTSQINLSTMAPRPVAISRANSSYHINGKAQLQ
- a CDS encoding Mitochondrial distribution and morphology protein 12 codes for the protein MSIDLEWVKLDATLASYLVDVLNRQLKNAERPSFIGPVEVTSLEFGTTAPDVELVDLRDIYRDFLEDEEDNDSDRGPVKVTEGADDEEGFEWVSRRAVGREESLAYQHLPPHIRYGRGPTDLYSSIPALRSPISTPSADMWNSTPNLSDFRHRPQPLWQSTPMYPNPNPVTPFPAGPMRRSSSHEYEHVGTEAQSNIPLSSSDSLSDPFPPNLEEQPEKQEPPPNPYPNLQLHLHVNWHSNLRITLTTSLLINYPSPMFMSLPIKLSITGIVFNGELAVAYEGQRKRIHICILDDLDPYGPAGDRPKRDSTISTPPELDDDSPPPSTPSRPSKPLPIGQRLLPSIYIESEIGQADKHVLKNVTRVERFIQDVIRKTVEEELVFPNFHTLVMGDP
- a CDS encoding Elongator subunit is translated as MVQRTKTEGPSQAEQLLRVTSGIAAELIKAHDANESVSLNEVRAKMSKKFGYGGVPRLVDIISAIPDDYKKALLPKLKARPIRTASGIAVVAVMCKPHRCPHIAMTGNICVYCPGGPDSDFDYSTQSYTGYEPTSMRAIRARYDPYEQTRGRVEQLKSLGHSVDKVEFIVMGGTFMSMPEDYRGKFIAQLHNALSGFTGTDVDEAVRFSEQSKSKAIGITIETRPDYCLRPHLSQMLRYGCTRLEIGVQSVYEDVARDTNRGHTVRAVSESFHLAKDAGFKVVAHMMPDLPNVGVERDLEQFKEYFENPAFRSDGLKIYPTLVIRGTGLYELWRTGRYKNYTANVLVDVVARILALVPPWTRVYRVQRDIPLPLVTSGCENSGNLRELALNRMKDFGAVCRDVRFREVGIHEIHHKVRPESVELLRRDYTANGGWETFLSYEDPEKDILIGLLRLRKCSDEGTFRPELLRTEEGGCSIVRELHVYGTAVPVHGRDPTKFQHQGFGTLLMEEAERIAREEHGSIKLAVISGVGTRDYYRKLGYELDGPYMSKSLL